The segment GTTCGTTTTGTGCGCAACGCAGTCTATCCTCTGGAAACCAAGACTTCTAGCCGCCGCCGACTTCCCCTTTTTGCCCAACGACCTCCCATGGTCCCAGCGCCGATAGACAGGCTCATCGGCAAAGCGGTGTTGCACTTCAACTCCAAGGACATCGCCCAAGGGCTCATCCCACCGCCCTGTTTCACTTTGTGCAGAACGCCGTCCCATCGTGCCATCGGGAATAGTCTCCTGGCCAGCTCCAGGCTCCCCTACCTGAGCAACGCCCTCGCATAGTCCCGGTAGACGTCGTCTGTGCCGATACGTCTATACGATGAGACAGCGTCTCGTCGCCGATGCTGGCTTTCACGTTGTCCGCAACGCTTTCGTCCACTCTTCTCAAAGCCACCACCAGGTTCCCCTTTATGCCCAACGTCCGCCCGTGGTCCCATCGCCTAGAGGCTCACTGCCGCCGCCGGTTTCCCCTTTGTGCACAACATCGCTGTCCTGCCTTCCCATCGCCAATAGTCCCATCGCCACCGCGGTGGTTCACTTTTCTTCAAACTGCTCAGATCACCCAAGGTCTCATCCCCACCGCCAGGTGTATATTTGACCTCAACAGCAAATAGCCTCATCGACACCGCGGGAATCGCCCGCGGTAGGCGATACTGTCACTGCGGCCACTGTGTTTCGTTTTGTTCCGAACTCCCTCCCATAGTCCCACAGCGAAGAGTGTCGGATCCACCGCGGGATTCCACCGTCCATCCcggcccccactccaccccccaatCCTGGTAAAGCCGGTCGTCTCATCGCGGCCACTGTGCTCCACGTTGTGCCGAACGCTCTCCCATCATCCCACAGCAACCGTCTCCTAGCCACCGCGggataggttggtcataactttccttccaaggagtaagcgtctgttaattttatggctgcaatcaccatctgcagtgattttggagccccccaaaataaagtcggacaccgCTGCAACTGTTTCCGCATATATTTGCCATGGAGGgatgatgccatgacctttgttctctgaatgttgagcttgaagccaacttttccagtctcctcttgcataaagaggctctttagttcctcttcactttctgccaaagttATAGAGGCAACGAATAATTTAAATGACAAAGGAAAACCGAAAGGGAGAACTGAAAGTGGGAAATTCCCCTCCGAGGGCCATCCTATATAAGTAGCCCACACTCAAGGAGGAAGGCCATTCACTCTGCAAACCCTTGAAGACTCAGCGTCAGCATCTACTAGCAGAACGGGCAGCCCCGTGCCTGTTTTCATCATGACCTACCGGTGCCTCCTCCCGATGGTTCTCCTGCTGTGTTTCTCCACCACAGCTCTTTCCGGGAGCTACAGCTTGCTCCGATTCCAGCAAAGGCGGAGCGCTGCGGTGTGTCAGAAACTCCTGGGGCAGTTACCTTCAACGCCTCAACATTGCCTCGAGGCCAGGATGGACTTCCAGGTCCCTGAGGAGATGAACCAAGCACAGCAGTTCCGGAAGGAAGATGCCATATTGGTCATCTATGAGATGCTCCAGCAGATCGTCAATATTCTCaccagagacttctccagcactggCTGGTCTGAGACCATCATTGAGGACCTCCTTGTGGAACTCTATGGGCAGATGAATCGTCTGCAGCCAATCCAGAAGGAAATAATGCAGGAGCAAAACTTCACCATGGGGGACACAACCGTTCTTCACCTGAAGAAGTACTACTTCAACCTCGTGCAGTACCTGGAGTCCAAGGAGTACAACAGGTGTGCCTGGACAGTCGTGCAAGTGCAAATACTCACGAACTTTTCTTTCCTGACGAGACTAACAGCTTACCTCCGTGACTGAACATCTCCCACCTGTGGCTCTGGGAAGGGACAATGTGACTTTGAGCTGAGACTCTTCAGCCAGCAGAGGCTCTTAAAGTAACTGACAGTGCAGTGCACTGGATTTCAATGGACATTAAAGGctaagctatttttaaatggatttatgcgttattcatttatttcaacttttatgtgagaaataaattatttatgaaacaaaagtCAACGTGGCAGTTTCAATCTCAACTTGATTTAGGTGACAACACACATTAAAAATTGCAGAGCACCTTGGAGACATTCCTTGCAAAACAAGCCTGCAGAGTACTCGAGTTTCTGGCCCTGCCTTTGAGGAATTTAAAATACAAGGAAGCCGTGGGGAATGTCCAAGTTCTATGCATGCCCTCCATGTACCCATACAGTCTACCTGCGCTTCTCTGGGTCACTTCTTTAAATGTACCAGACAGCTCATGCTGTAGGGCCCCTCTATATGATGTGGGGgggtttgccttttctttttttcaattcggGGAAAATGTACACCACCCTACATGTGAGAGTCTTACAAAGTAAGCCTTCTTTTTATGCCAACAAAATCTGGGCAAATTCCACTTAACTTATAAAATTCTTactaaagcaaatgaaaaattcgGACCTTCTAAATGTCCTCAGTTGCTTGTACACTCCAACCCTTCCTTCCAACAACGTAGTCCTCACAAAGAGGTCTCAGGAACATGAGTCAAAAATTACTTAAGACTGTCTTGGGGGTCATTAGAAACTGTCAAAGATGCTAATTCACGCaagtaaaaataagtgaaaagtcaTCTTGAAAATATTAAGTTTACATCCCTTAAAGATAGAAAGTAAAACGATATTAAATACTTGTTTTGGTACACAGAAAATATAGCTGAAGTAAAGTTTAATAAATTGCTActgttatatacaaaatatattttaatattctatgcTTAAGATTTAAAACACCTTCTATAAATTTACTATAAAATTGGAAAcgtgaaaacatttcatttaaaatacgtatattttattatgaaaatattctattatCGCCACGTCCAGGTTCCCCTGTGTGGACCACACGCATCCATCGTCGGGTAGTCTCATCCCTCCGTCGGGTTTAACTTTGTCGCAAAGCTGTCCAACCGTCCCACCACCACCAGTAGTTTTTCGCCACCGTCACGTTTCACTTTGTCCGCAACGCGGACTCAGCGTCTCAAAGCCAAGCAGGGCTCCCCTGTATGAGAAACGCCCTCCCATCACCCCATAGACGATAGTCTCCCAGCTTCCGCTGTGCTTCACTTTGAGCACCAAGCGCGCCCATCGTCCGACTGAGAATAATCTCAGCCACCGCCGCATCCACAGTGAGCGCCGCGCCGCCCCCGCTGCCCCACAGCCTCTCCTCTCCTCGTCGGCTTTCAGTCTGTCCGCAACACTTTCCAATCGTCTTATCTGCAACAGcctcaccccccccacccccacccccccccaccccacccccccacccccacacccccccacccccaccccccaccccccacctccaccccccccacctccaaccaccctcccacccccacccccacccccccgccacccccgccgcATTTCACGTGGTGCAGGACTCTGCCCCAGCGTCCTATCGCCAATATTCTCATCGCCTCCGCTGTTTTACACTCGCCGCAAGCCCTCCGACTTCTCAGCGCAAACATCGGTAGTTCAACCGCCATCTCAGGGTCCCCGTTTGTCCGGTCTCATCCCTACTGCAGGGCTGAAATGCACTCCGTTCGCAACGCCTTCCCATCGTGCCATAGGCAATACTCTGCTAGCCACCGCCGGGTTCTCTTCCGTCTGCGACGTTCCGACAAGGTCTCACCGCCAGTAGGCATCGCCCCAAAGCTGGTAGTCTCCAAGCTGTCTATCTCAACGCGGGTGCTGGCGTTCGTTTTGTGCGCAACGCAGTCTATCCTCTGGAAACCAAGACTTCTAGCCGCCGCCGACTTCCCCTTTTTGCCCAACGACCTCCCATGGTCCCAGCGCCGATAGACAGGCTCATCGGCAAAGCGGTGTTGCACTTCAACTCCAAGGACATCGCCCAAGGGCTCATCCCACCGCCCTGTTTCACTTTGTGCAGAACGCCGTCCCATCGTGCCATCGGGAATAGTCTCCTGGCCAGCTCCAGGCTCCCCTACCTGAGCAACGCCCTCGCATAGTCCCGGTAGACGTCGTCTGTGCCGATACGTCTATACGATGAGACAGCGTCTCGTCGCCGATGCTGGCTTTCACGTTGTCCGCAACGCTTTCGTCCACTCTTCTCAAAGCCACCACCAGGTTCCCCTTTATGCCCAACGTCCGCCCGTGGTCCCATCGCCTAGAGGCTCACTGCCGCCGCCGGTTTCCCCTTTGTGCACAACATCGCTGTCCTGCCTTCCCATCGCCAATAGTCCCATCGCCACCGCGGTGGTTCACTTTTCTTCAAACTGCTCAGATCACCCAAGGTCTCATCCCCACCGCCAGGTGTATATTTGACCTCAACAGCAAATAGCCTCATCGACACCGCGGGAATCGCCCGCGGTAGGCGATACTGTCACTGCGGCCACTGTGTTTCGTTTTGTTCCGAACTCCCTCCCATAGTCCCACAGCGAAGAGTGTCGGATCCACCGCGGGATTCCACCGTCCATCCcggcccccactccaccccccaatCCTGGTAAAGCCGGTCGTCTCATCGCGGCCACTGTGCTCCACGTTGTGCCGAACGCTCTCCCATCATCCCACAGCAACCGTCTCCTAGCCACCGCGggataggttggtcataactttccttccaaggagtaagcgtctgttaattttatggctgcaatcaccatctgcagtgattttggagccccccaaaataaagtcggacaccgCTGCAACTGTTTCCGCATATATTTGCCATGGAGGgatgatgccatgacctttgttctctgaatgttgagcttgaagccaacttttccagtctcctcttgcataaagaggctctttagttcctcttcactttctgccaaagttATAGAGGCAACGAATAATTTAAATGACAAAGGAAAACCGAAAGGGAGAACTGAAAGTGGGAAATTCCCCTCCGAGGGCCATCCTATATAAGTAGCCCACACTCAAGGAGGAAGGCCATTCACTCTGCAAACCCTTGAAGACTCAGCGTCAGCATCTACTAGCAGAACGGGCAGCCCCGTGCCTGTTTTCATCATGACCTACCGGTGCCTCCTCCCGATGGTTCTCCTGCTGTGTTTCTCCACCACAGCTCTTTCCGGGAGCTACAGCTTGCTCCGATTCCAGCAAAGGCGGAGCGCTGCGGTGTGTCAGAAACTCCTGGGGCAGTTACCTTCAAACGCCTCAACATTGCCTCGAGGCCAGGATGGACTTCCAGGTCCCTGAGGAGATGAACCAAGCACAGCAGTTCCGGAAGGAAGATGCCATATTGGTCATCTATGAGATGCTCCAGCAGATCGTCAATATTCTCaccagagacttctccagcactggCTGGTCTGAGACCATCATTGAGGACCTCCTTGTGGAACTCTATGGGCAGATGAATCGTCTGCAGCCAATCCAGAAGGAAATAATGCAGGAGCAAAACTTCACCATGGGGACACAACCGTTCTTCACCTGAAGAAGTACTACTTCAACCTCGTGCAGTACCTGGAGTCCAAGGAGTACAACAGGTGTGCCTGGACAGTCGTGCAAGTGCAAATACTCACGAACTTTTCTTTCCTGACGAGACTAACAGCTTACCTCCGTGACTGAACATCTCCCACCTGTGGCTCTGGGAAGGGACAATGTGACTTTGAGCTGAGACTCTTCAGCCCAGCAGAGGCTCTTAAAGTAACTGACAGTGCAGTGCACTGGATTTCAATGGACATTAAAGGctaagctatttttaaatggatttatgcgttattcatttatttcaacttttatgtgagaaataaattatttatgaaacaaaagtCAACGTGGCAGTTTCAAATCTCAACTTGATTTAGGTGacaacacacattaaaaaattgcAGAGCACCTTGGAGACATTCCTTGCAAAACAAGCCTGCAGAGTACTCGAGTTTCTGGCCCTGCCTTTGAGGAATTTAAAATACAAGGAAGCGGTGGGGAATGTCCAAGTTCTATGCATGCCCTCCATGTACCCATACAGTCTACCTGCGCTTCTCTGGGTCACTTCTTTAAATGTACCAGACAGCTCATGCTGTAGGGCCCCTCTATATGATGTGGGgggtttgccttttcttttttcaattcggGGAAAATGTACACCACCCTACATGTGAGAGTCTTACAAAGTAAGCCTTCTTTTTATGCCAACAAAATCTGGGCAAATTCCACTTAACTTATAAAATTCTTactaaagcaaatgaaaaattcgGACCTTCTAAATGTCCTCAGTTGCTTGTACACTCCAACCCTTCCTTCCAACAACGTAGTCCTCACAAAGAGGTCTCAGGAACATGAGTCAAAAATTACTTAAGACTGTCTTGGGGGTCATTAGAAACTGTCAAAGATGCTAATTCACGCaagtaaaaataagtgaaaagtcaTCTTGAAAATATTAAGTTTACATCCCTTAAAGATAGAAAGTAAAACGATATTAAATACTTGTTTTGGTACACAGAAAATATAGCTGAAGTAAAGTTTAATAAATTGCTActgttatatacaaaatatattttaatattctatgcTTAAGATTTAAAACACCTTCTATAAATTTACTATAAAATTGGAAAcgtgaaaacatttcatttaaaatacgtatattttattatgaaaatattctattatCGCCACGTCCAGGTTCCCCTGTGTGGACCACACGCATCCATCGTCGGGTAGTCTCATCCCTCCGTCGGGTTTAACTTTGTCGCAAAGCTGTCCAACCGTCCCACCACCACCAGTAGTTTTCGCCACCGTCACGTTTCACTTTGTCCGCAACGCGGACTCAGCGTCTCAAAGCCAAGCAGGGCTCCCCTGTATGAGAAACGCCCTCCCATCACCCCATAGACGATAGTCTCCCAGCTTCCGCTGTGCTTCACTTTGAGCACCAAGCGCGGCCCATCGTCCGACTGAGAATAATCTCAGCCACCGCCGCATCCACAGTGAGCGCCGCGCCGCCCCCGCTGCCCCACAGCCTCTCCTCTCCTCGTCGGCTTTCAGTCTGTCCGCAACACTTTCCAATCG is part of the Bubalus kerabau isolate K-KA32 ecotype Philippines breed swamp buffalo chromosome 4, PCC_UOA_SB_1v2, whole genome shotgun sequence genome and harbors:
- the LOC129651534 gene encoding interferon beta-3, whose product is MTYRCLLPMVLLLCFSTTALSGSYSLLRFQQRRSAAVCQKLLGQLPSTPQHCLEARMDFQVPEEMNQAQQFRKEDAILVIYEMLQQIVNILTRDFSSTGWSETIIEDLLVELYGQMNRLQPIQKEIMQEQNFTMGDTTVLHLKKYYFNLVQYLESKEYNRCAWTVVQVQILTNFSFLTRLTAYLRD